A stretch of Desulfuromonas acetexigens DNA encodes these proteins:
- a CDS encoding tRNA dihydrouridine synthase, whose translation MSRPVLLPWEAGSRPLMLAPMQGLTNRALRAEFAAWVRPDVLFTEFVRVHGASVKRRVSAADRREIAAAEGGIPLVTQLIGHGVEALTAAAKEAQAAGAVHINLNMGCPYGRTTSGLTGGNMLRRPELLSDLLPALRAAITGGFSIKLRAGYDDPRQIFSLLPLFETSGVDFLVLHPRTVKQEYTGEADHALTAEVVRATALPVIANGDIRTAEGGRRVLETTGAAGLMLGRGAIADPLLFERLRGRASATPRRAERGAMLRRYLTGLHGRYRELFCGDAQVLAKLKAVLCTMDDPEFATAVRDLKRAATLPRFLALVEGLG comes from the coding sequence ATGTCTAGGCCCGTCCTTTTGCCCTGGGAGGCCGGCAGTCGACCGCTGATGCTGGCGCCGATGCAGGGTTTGACCAACCGCGCCCTGCGCGCCGAGTTCGCCGCTTGGGTGCGCCCCGATGTCCTCTTCACCGAGTTCGTGCGGGTCCATGGCGCTTCCGTCAAGCGTCGCGTTTCCGCCGCTGACCGCCGGGAGATCGCCGCCGCGGAAGGGGGCATTCCCCTGGTGACCCAGCTCATCGGCCACGGCGTCGAGGCGCTGACGGCGGCGGCCAAGGAAGCCCAGGCGGCGGGGGCGGTCCACATCAATCTCAACATGGGTTGTCCCTACGGCCGCACCACCTCGGGCCTGACCGGCGGCAACATGCTGCGCCGTCCCGAACTGCTCTCCGATCTGCTGCCGGCCCTGCGCGCGGCCATCACCGGCGGCTTTTCCATCAAGCTGCGCGCCGGTTACGACGATCCCCGGCAGATCTTCTCGTTGCTCCCCCTGTTCGAGACATCCGGGGTCGATTTTCTTGTTCTTCATCCCCGCACCGTCAAGCAGGAATACACCGGAGAGGCCGATCACGCCCTCACCGCCGAAGTCGTGCGCGCCACCGCCCTGCCGGTCATCGCCAACGGTGACATTCGCACCGCCGAAGGGGGCCGGCGGGTGCTGGAGACGACCGGCGCCGCCGGACTGATGCTCGGGCGTGGGGCGATCGCCGACCCGCTCCTTTTCGAGCGACTGCGGGGGCGGGCGTCGGCAACGCCGCGCCGGGCCGAGCGAGGAGCGATGCTGCGCCGCTATCTCACCGGACTGCACGGGCGCTACCGGGAACTTTTCTGCGGCGACGCCCAGGTGCTGGCCAAGCTCAAGGCGGTGCTCTGCACCATGGACGATCCCGAGTTCGCCACGGCGGTGCGCGACCTGAAACGGGCCGCGACCTTGCCCCGTTTTCTTGCCCTGGTGGAAGGGCTGGGCTGA
- a CDS encoding DUF3820 family protein yields MEIPQTNPAHLLDLARARMPYGKYQGWRLIDLPERYVVWLSGQGFPPGKLGRQLQEVHEIKVNGLEYLFDPLRGVGSEE; encoded by the coding sequence ATGGAAATCCCCCAGACCAATCCGGCGCACCTGCTCGACCTGGCACGGGCGCGCATGCCTTATGGCAAATACCAAGGCTGGCGACTGATCGATCTGCCCGAGCGCTACGTCGTCTGGCTGTCCGGTCAGGGCTTTCCTCCCGGCAAGCTCGGCCGCCAGTTGCAGGAGGTGCACGAAATCAAGGTCAACGGGCTGGAGTATCTCTTCGACCCCTTGCGGGGAGTAGGGAGTGAGGAGTGA
- a CDS encoding 4Fe-4S ferredoxin, whose amino-acid sequence MGLPKLIVETLERFCAESPANSLSGDGGEAVWGMPLVGFSRGDDLLYARIKADIGAFLWTPAEAFALAFPEEPIAAGELSVVGWILPQTAATRADQRAAVELPAERWSRSRLYGEIFNERLRAHLVESLAARGIQATAPALLADFAYRQSPRFGLASNWSERHVAHIAGLGTFGLSDGLITPLGKAMRCGSVVVRAQLPVTARPYVGHQDWCLYYAKGTCGVCARRCPVGAIDERGHDKVKCHAYIREVTAVHARVLLGAQVTPCGLCQVGIPCEERIPPGLAGG is encoded by the coding sequence ATGGGTTTACCGAAGTTGATTGTCGAGACGCTCGAGCGCTTTTGTGCCGAATCGCCGGCCAACTCCCTCTCCGGCGACGGCGGGGAGGCGGTCTGGGGGATGCCGCTGGTCGGCTTTTCCCGGGGGGATGACTTGCTCTATGCGCGCATCAAGGCGGATATCGGGGCGTTTCTCTGGACCCCGGCGGAAGCCTTCGCTCTCGCTTTTCCCGAAGAGCCCATCGCCGCCGGGGAGCTGAGCGTGGTCGGCTGGATTCTGCCGCAGACGGCGGCGACCCGGGCCGATCAACGGGCCGCGGTCGAACTGCCCGCCGAGCGCTGGAGCCGTTCGCGGCTGTACGGCGAAATCTTCAACGAACGCCTGCGCGCGCATCTGGTCGAAAGCCTCGCCGCTCGCGGCATTCAGGCGACGGCACCGGCCCTGCTCGCCGATTTCGCCTACCGGCAATCCCCCCGTTTCGGCCTGGCCTCCAACTGGTCGGAACGCCATGTCGCCCACATCGCCGGGCTCGGCACCTTCGGTCTCAGCGACGGGCTCATCACCCCCCTCGGTAAGGCTATGCGCTGCGGCTCGGTGGTGGTGCGGGCGCAGCTCCCAGTGACGGCACGGCCCTATGTCGGGCACCAGGATTGGTGCCTCTATTACGCCAAGGGCACCTGCGGCGTCTGCGCCCGCCGCTGTCCGGTCGGGGCTATCGATGAAAGGGGGCACGACAAGGTCAAATGCCACGCCTACATCCGCGAAGTCACCGCCGTCCACGCCCGCGTCCTACTCGGCGCCCAAGTCACCCCCTGCGGCCTCTGCCAGGTGGGTATCCCCTGCGAGGAGCGCATTCCGCCGGGGCTGGCGGGAGGGTGA
- a CDS encoding energy-coupling factor ABC transporter ATP-binding protein produces the protein MSHHIVEVRGLEYAYPDGTPAVRGMSFCIHHGEAVAVVGANGAGKSTLLRHLNGYLSPAKGLVRIGDFPLSKATLPDVRRTVGMVFQDPDDQLFMPTVFDDVAFGPLNLRLPPAEVETRVMAALAQVEAEHLRDRPPYKLSGGEKRAVAIASVLSMSPDILVMDEPTTGLDPRARRRLIELLRGFHHTKIIATHDLDLVLDLCERTIVLHEGQVVADGPTAEIFSDDHLLAHSHLEKPLRMQGCPNCGPNRIEPPI, from the coding sequence ATGAGCCATCACATCGTCGAAGTCAGGGGGCTGGAATACGCCTACCCCGACGGTACCCCCGCCGTGCGCGGCATGAGTTTTTGCATCCATCACGGCGAAGCGGTAGCCGTCGTTGGCGCCAACGGCGCCGGCAAGTCGACCCTGCTGCGCCATCTCAACGGCTATCTGAGTCCGGCCAAGGGGCTGGTGCGCATCGGCGACTTCCCCTTGAGCAAAGCGACCCTGCCGGACGTGCGCCGCACCGTCGGCATGGTTTTTCAGGATCCTGACGATCAGCTCTTCATGCCGACGGTCTTCGACGACGTCGCCTTCGGCCCCCTCAACCTGAGACTTCCCCCCGCCGAGGTGGAAACGCGGGTAATGGCGGCCCTCGCCCAGGTCGAGGCCGAACACCTGCGCGACCGCCCCCCCTACAAGCTCTCCGGCGGCGAAAAGCGCGCCGTCGCCATCGCCTCGGTCCTCTCCATGTCCCCCGACATCCTGGTCATGGACGAACCGACCACCGGCCTCGACCCCCGCGCCCGGCGCCGGCTCATCGAACTGTTGCGCGGCTTCCATCACACCAAGATCATCGCCACCCACGATCTCGACCTCGTCCTCGACCTCTGCGAACGGACCATCGTCCTGCACGAAGGCCAAGTCGTCGCCGACGGCCCCACAGCCGAAATCTTCTCCGACGACCACCTCCTCGCCCACAGCCACCTGGAAAAACCCCTGCGCATGCAAGGCTGCCCCAACTGTGGTCCCAACCGTATTGAACCGCCGATCTGA
- the cbiQ gene encoding cobalt ECF transporter T component CbiQ — translation MAKIESSLFDLGVLDRLAAGRSAVHRLDPRAKLVTTLAFVCTVVSFGKYEISALLPFIAFPLALVLAAELPAAPLLKKLLLAAPFAFFIGVFNPLFDRQILLQIGDFAVSGGWISFASILLRFALTVFAALVLIATTSFTGVCMAMERLGAPRIFVLQLLFLYRYLFVLVDEAQRMVRARALRSFHGRGMGLKVAGHMAGQLLLRTLDRAQRIHQAMLCRGFDGEIRMLRPLRIGRREIIFTLGWSALFVLLRLVNLPLLAGDFLTELLR, via the coding sequence ATGGCGAAAATCGAATCCTCCCTCTTCGATCTGGGCGTCCTCGACCGCCTGGCCGCCGGCCGCTCCGCCGTTCATCGCCTCGATCCCCGGGCCAAGCTGGTGACCACCCTGGCCTTCGTCTGCACCGTCGTCTCTTTCGGCAAATACGAGATCTCGGCCCTGCTCCCCTTTATCGCCTTCCCCCTCGCCCTGGTCCTCGCCGCCGAGTTGCCCGCCGCGCCGCTACTGAAAAAACTGCTACTGGCAGCCCCTTTCGCTTTTTTCATCGGCGTCTTCAATCCCCTCTTCGACCGGCAGATCCTCCTGCAGATCGGAGATTTCGCCGTGAGCGGCGGCTGGATTTCTTTCGCCTCGATTCTGCTCCGCTTCGCCCTGACTGTCTTCGCCGCCCTGGTGCTCATCGCCACCACCAGCTTCACCGGCGTCTGCATGGCCATGGAACGCCTCGGCGCGCCGCGCATCTTCGTCCTGCAGCTGCTTTTTCTGTACCGCTATCTCTTCGTCCTGGTCGACGAGGCCCAGCGCATGGTGCGGGCGCGGGCGTTGCGCTCCTTCCACGGCCGGGGCATGGGACTGAAGGTGGCGGGGCACATGGCCGGACAACTGCTGCTGCGCACCCTCGACCGCGCCCAGCGCATCCATCAGGCCATGCTCTGCCGGGGCTTCGACGGCGAGATCCGCATGCTGCGCCCGTTGCGCATCGGCCGCCGGGAAATCATCTTCACCCTGGGCTGGTCGGCGCTCTTCGTGCTGCTGCGCCTGGTCAACCTGCCCCTGCTCGCCGGGGATTTTCTCACGGAGCTGCTGCGATGA
- the nikR gene encoding nickel-responsive transcriptional regulator NikR, with amino-acid sequence MSDLARFGISIDDRLLKRFDELIAEKGYGNRSEAIRDLIRNALVEEQWARGEEETVGTVTLVYNHHTRDLADKLTEHQHSHHDAIVSALHVHLDAHNCLEVVVVRGPAREVKRLADELIGTKGVIHGKLVTTTTGAGLP; translated from the coding sequence ATGAGTGACCTGGCCCGCTTCGGCATTTCCATCGACGACCGACTGCTCAAGCGCTTCGACGAACTGATCGCGGAGAAAGGCTACGGCAACCGCTCGGAGGCAATCCGCGACCTGATCCGCAACGCCCTGGTCGAAGAACAGTGGGCGCGGGGGGAAGAGGAGACGGTGGGGACCGTCACCTTGGTCTACAATCACCACACCCGCGACCTCGCCGACAAGCTCACCGAGCATCAGCACAGCCACCACGACGCCATCGTTTCGGCCCTGCACGTCCACCTCGACGCCCACAACTGCCTGGAGGTGGTGGTGGTTCGGGGCCCTGCACGGGAGGTCAAGCGCCTGGCCGACGAACTGATCGGCACCAAAGGAGTCATCCACGGCAAGCTGGTGACGACCACCACCGGCGCGGGCCTGCCCTGA
- a CDS encoding alpha/beta hydrolase: protein MTADLLDHPVIAERYFFPRPERFADPCWVEVAEAQLACYSRRRHAGAKTLVHFHGNGETVVDYLDGFVEAVDAIGLNLFLAEFRGYGMSTGSPSLGRMLDDVAPLIRAVGCPVEEMVLFGRSVGSLFAIHGVSLFPEVAGLILESAVADPLERLLLRVAPWELGCTAEDLAQAVAERLDHRGKMAAYQRPLLVMHTRNDDLVEVSHGERLHRWAGGKKQLHIFPRGNHNNILAVNAREYFSLIENFVQAP from the coding sequence ATGACCGCCGACTTGCTTGATCACCCTGTGATCGCCGAACGCTACTTCTTTCCTCGTCCCGAACGCTTCGCCGACCCCTGCTGGGTCGAGGTGGCCGAGGCGCAACTCGCCTGTTATTCCCGCCGCCGGCATGCGGGAGCGAAGACCCTGGTCCATTTTCACGGCAACGGCGAAACGGTTGTCGACTATCTCGACGGCTTTGTCGAAGCCGTCGACGCTATAGGCCTGAACCTTTTTCTCGCCGAATTCCGTGGCTACGGCATGTCGACGGGAAGCCCGAGCCTCGGGCGCATGCTCGACGACGTTGCGCCGCTGATCCGCGCGGTCGGCTGTCCGGTGGAAGAAATGGTCCTTTTCGGCCGCTCGGTCGGCTCGCTCTTCGCCATCCACGGGGTGTCTCTCTTTCCCGAGGTGGCCGGGCTGATTCTCGAAAGCGCTGTGGCCGACCCCCTGGAGCGGCTCCTCTTGCGGGTCGCCCCCTGGGAGCTGGGGTGCACGGCGGAGGACTTGGCCCAGGCCGTCGCCGAGCGCCTCGACCATCGCGGCAAGATGGCCGCCTATCAGCGGCCGCTGCTGGTCATGCACACCCGCAATGACGATCTGGTCGAGGTCAGCCACGGCGAGCGTCTCCACCGCTGGGCGGGAGGGAAAAAGCAGTTGCATATCTTTCCCCGGGGCAATCACAACAACATCCTGGCCGTCAACGCCCGGGAATATTTCAGTCTGATCGAAAATTTCGTCCAGGCGCCCTAG
- a CDS encoding aspartyl protease family protein, protein MLRFAVMLLLPALLIVAGAAQAKIYRYVDGNGVTVFVDDETRIPEAYREQTTSYRSRLDHLSPDKRRALRDQEQQQQTAEQAARAGQRAEEQRQALLHSLETPVTIRGNQVLVPVQVAFARNKADVLLLLDTGASSTVFHRAAVERLQVESEKSGYSQVAGGGVIPTEVVRFQYIKVGPFKVDNARAMVIDHKMTEARFDGLLGMDFLRNLDYRIDYDRQVIRWQPDL, encoded by the coding sequence ATGCTTCGTTTTGCTGTCATGCTCCTGCTGCCCGCCCTGCTGATTGTTGCCGGTGCCGCCCAGGCCAAGATCTACCGTTATGTCGACGGCAACGGCGTCACCGTCTTTGTCGATGACGAAACGCGGATTCCCGAGGCGTATCGGGAGCAGACCACCAGCTACCGGAGCCGTCTCGACCATCTCAGCCCCGACAAACGCCGTGCCCTGCGGGATCAAGAGCAGCAACAACAGACGGCGGAGCAGGCGGCGCGCGCCGGCCAACGGGCCGAGGAGCAGCGCCAGGCCTTGCTGCATTCCCTGGAGACGCCGGTGACGATTCGCGGCAACCAGGTGCTGGTGCCGGTGCAGGTCGCTTTCGCCCGCAACAAGGCCGATGTCCTGTTGCTGCTCGACACCGGCGCATCGAGCACGGTCTTTCACCGCGCCGCCGTCGAGCGCTTGCAGGTCGAGAGCGAAAAGTCCGGCTACTCCCAGGTCGCTGGCGGCGGGGTCATCCCCACCGAGGTGGTGCGCTTCCAGTACATCAAGGTCGGTCCCTTCAAGGTTGACAACGCGCGGGCCATGGTCATCGACCACAAAATGACCGAAGCCCGCTTCGATGGTCTGCTCGGTATGGATTTTCTGCGCAATCTCGACTATCGCATCGACTACGACCGACAGGTGATCCGCTGGCAACCGGATCTGTGA
- a CDS encoding YdgA family protein, giving the protein MKKSTLSGLIILLCVLAWAGGTYVLGGQVRNLYQSSLKGADTWGIFSLAADDYRRGFLSSQARTQLDLNLSRGEGAGSPESMQLVFNHTFRHGPFPGGFSLPALAEVETRLAEVRLDGVDVEGFFEHFPELEAAVAVTRVAFDGSAKSRLHIPPLERHDSEGELKWQGLKIDAMAEPEGQALQGSIEMPGLEFIAEGSRIELGGIHGEFDLTEALPWIYVGRSKMSLDGLELAFPDGEDGSRRSFGIKAGKVTLDSRYEGERLHYRESLEFARLGMDDEFFGPLSVEIELRNLDGRALSDFMGQFQEAGRELAEVDPESRLIRLLPLYGELAMKLLAGAPELKIERLRLVAPNGEVRGGGRLGFAGEPGFFLGDFGALLQQVEATVELEAHESLVRSVLAKTMRAELQAQAAAQAEYGPEEIEQLLAESLESEIDNLLEQNFVVREGDKLKTAAGLKNGVFTLNGSALPIFSGE; this is encoded by the coding sequence ATGAAAAAATCCACCCTTTCAGGGCTGATCATCCTGCTCTGCGTACTCGCCTGGGCCGGCGGCACCTATGTGCTTGGCGGCCAGGTGCGAAACCTCTACCAGTCTTCCCTGAAAGGGGCCGATACCTGGGGGATCTTCTCCCTCGCCGCCGACGACTATCGGCGTGGTTTTCTCTCTTCGCAAGCCCGGACCCAGCTCGATCTGAATCTTTCCCGTGGGGAGGGGGCGGGTTCCCCCGAGAGCATGCAACTGGTTTTCAACCATACCTTTCGCCATGGCCCGTTCCCCGGTGGGTTCTCGCTGCCGGCCCTGGCCGAGGTCGAAACCCGCCTGGCCGAGGTGCGCCTGGATGGGGTCGATGTCGAGGGTTTTTTTGAACACTTCCCGGAGTTGGAAGCAGCCGTCGCGGTAACGCGGGTGGCTTTCGATGGTAGCGCGAAGAGCCGCCTGCATATTCCCCCTTTGGAGCGACATGACAGCGAGGGCGAGCTGAAGTGGCAGGGGCTGAAGATCGATGCGATGGCAGAGCCGGAAGGGCAGGCGCTACAGGGATCGATCGAAATGCCGGGACTGGAATTTATCGCCGAGGGAAGCCGGATTGAGCTGGGCGGCATTCATGGCGAGTTCGACCTGACCGAGGCCCTGCCGTGGATCTACGTCGGGCGCTCGAAGATGAGTCTCGACGGACTGGAGCTGGCATTTCCCGACGGCGAGGACGGCAGCCGGCGGAGCTTTGGGATCAAGGCCGGCAAGGTGACGCTGGACAGCCGCTACGAGGGGGAGCGTCTGCATTACCGTGAATCCCTGGAGTTTGCCCGCTTGGGGATGGATGATGAATTCTTCGGGCCGCTCTCCGTGGAGATCGAGTTGCGGAACCTGGACGGCCGCGCGCTGAGCGATTTCATGGGGCAGTTTCAGGAGGCCGGCCGGGAGCTGGCGGAGGTTGATCCTGAGTCGCGGCTGATCCGGCTTCTGCCCCTCTATGGCGAGCTGGCGATGAAGCTTTTGGCCGGCGCCCCCGAGCTGAAGATCGAGCGCCTGCGCCTGGTTGCCCCGAACGGCGAGGTCCGCGGCGGTGGCCGTCTCGGCTTTGCCGGCGAACCCGGTTTTTTTCTGGGGGATTTTGGCGCCTTGCTGCAACAGGTCGAGGCCACTGTCGAACTTGAGGCGCATGAAAGCCTGGTCCGGTCGGTCCTCGCCAAGACCATGCGGGCGGAGTTGCAGGCTCAGGCCGCCGCGCAGGCGGAGTATGGCCCCGAGGAGATCGAGCAGTTGCTGGCGGAATCTCTGGAGAGCGAAATCGACAACCTGCTGGAGCAGAATTTCGTGGTGCGCGAAGGGGATAAGCTCAAAACCGCCGCCGGCCTGAAAAACGGCGTTTTTACTCTGAACGGTTCCGCGTTGCCGATTTTCAGTGGGGAATGA
- the panP gene encoding pyridoxal-dependent aspartate 1-decarboxylase PanP, with amino-acid sequence MPRSKEAAQANLENLHRIFTVPEAPDSTLGSIDRDIAGNVAGFLQTHVVALERKLIEIEQDFSNARVPEEPTFVSDYTEFLTDKLVAQSVNTASPAFIGHMTSAFPYFMLPLSRIMIALNQNLVKVETSKAFTPMERQVLAMIHRLVYDRDDDFYGRWMHDPRHALGAFCSGGTVANITALWAARNRLCGPSGEFRGIAREGLAKALRHLDCAGLAVLVSRRAHYSLGKAVDLLGIGRDNLVAVETDENSRIDLQRLREESRRLQGEGMRVLALVGIGGTTETGNVDPLEAMADFAQELNCHFHVDSAWGGPTLFSRTYRPLLRGIERADSVTIDAHKQLYVPMGAGMVVFKDPETLASIEHHAAYIIRRGSKDLGSHTLEGSRPGMAMLVHAGLSIIGRKGYELLMDGGIERARHFAGMIENHPDFELVTVPELNILTYRYVPAWLQQDLARADAETARRINARLDRIIETIQKRQRAAGNSFVSRTRLALPRYRNEPIIVFRSVLANPLTTDEILASVLEEQVAIAAQPDLAAEFAEIMAALG; translated from the coding sequence ATGCCCAGATCGAAAGAAGCCGCTCAGGCCAACCTGGAAAACCTCCACCGGATTTTCACCGTTCCCGAAGCCCCCGACTCCACCCTGGGCAGCATCGATCGCGACATCGCTGGTAACGTCGCCGGTTTTTTGCAGACCCATGTGGTTGCCCTGGAGCGCAAGCTCATTGAAATCGAACAGGATTTCAGTAACGCTCGGGTGCCCGAGGAGCCGACCTTCGTTTCCGATTACACCGAGTTCCTCACCGACAAGCTCGTCGCCCAGTCGGTGAATACCGCCTCGCCGGCCTTTATTGGCCACATGACCTCGGCCTTCCCCTACTTCATGCTGCCTCTTTCGCGGATCATGATCGCCCTCAACCAGAACCTGGTCAAGGTCGAGACCTCCAAGGCCTTCACCCCCATGGAACGGCAGGTGCTGGCGATGATTCATCGTCTGGTCTACGACCGTGACGACGATTTCTACGGCCGCTGGATGCACGACCCTCGCCATGCCCTCGGCGCTTTCTGCTCGGGGGGGACGGTGGCCAACATCACCGCCCTCTGGGCCGCCCGCAACCGCCTCTGCGGTCCTTCCGGAGAATTCCGCGGCATCGCCCGGGAAGGGCTGGCCAAGGCCCTGCGCCATCTCGACTGCGCCGGACTGGCGGTGCTGGTCTCCCGTCGCGCCCATTATTCCCTCGGCAAGGCGGTCGATCTGCTCGGGATCGGCCGGGACAATCTGGTCGCCGTTGAAACGGACGAGAACAGCCGTATCGATCTGCAACGGCTGCGGGAAGAGAGCCGCCGGCTGCAAGGGGAGGGGATGCGGGTATTGGCCCTGGTCGGTATCGGCGGCACCACTGAAACGGGCAATGTCGATCCGCTGGAGGCGATGGCCGATTTTGCCCAGGAGTTGAACTGCCATTTCCATGTCGACTCGGCCTGGGGCGGTCCGACCCTCTTTTCCCGCACCTATCGACCGCTGCTGCGCGGCATCGAGCGCGCCGACTCGGTCACCATCGATGCCCACAAACAGCTCTATGTGCCGATGGGGGCGGGTATGGTCGTCTTCAAAGATCCCGAAACCCTCGCCTCCATCGAGCATCACGCTGCTTACATCATCCGTCGCGGCTCCAAGGACCTCGGCAGCCACACCCTTGAAGGCTCGCGCCCGGGGATGGCGATGCTGGTCCATGCCGGGCTGTCGATCATCGGCCGCAAGGGCTACGAACTCCTCATGGATGGCGGCATCGAGCGGGCCCGGCACTTCGCCGGCATGATCGAAAACCATCCCGACTTCGAGCTGGTCACCGTGCCCGAACTGAATATCCTCACCTACCGCTACGTCCCGGCCTGGCTTCAGCAAGACCTGGCCCGGGCCGACGCCGAGACGGCACGCCGGATCAACGCCCGCCTCGACCGCATCATCGAAACTATCCAGAAACGCCAGCGCGCCGCCGGCAACTCCTTCGTCTCCCGTACCCGGCTGGCCCTGCCCCGCTACCGGAACGAGCCGATCATCGTCTTTCGCTCGGTGTTGGCCAACCCCCTGACCACGGACGAGATCCTCGCTAGCGTCCTCGAAGAGCAGGTCGCCATCGCTGCCCAGCCCGATCTTGCGGCCGAGTTTGCTGAAATCATGGCCGCCCTCGGATAG
- a CDS encoding HDOD domain-containing protein: protein MTTFCLDTVLQAEILPSLPAVAVKVLALDPDLAAAELARVIAQDAPLSARILKAANSPLYAPASPVGNIKRAIILLGNRQVRTLSLAFSLVPLQNARLDFTRFWQHSLATAVGTRRLLKLMSPRQVEEGFTAGLLADIGAILLAGAQAERYAEVLTRREAAASLDEAEHAVFGFDHTALGLAAARRWRFPEGLLAVIEHHRDPRGFNGSGDLSLLVGAVHLAGLAAEFLHGDHPEHGKGGFERAAGDVPALKEIAFDSFVQEVDEEAREISTWMGIHQPPERSIAELLEEANKKLVAISSEYEEVIEWIYRTQVDLIRRPEK from the coding sequence ATGACGACCTTCTGCCTGGATACCGTTCTGCAAGCCGAAATCCTGCCGAGTCTGCCGGCGGTGGCAGTCAAGGTCCTTGCCCTCGATCCCGACCTCGCCGCCGCCGAACTGGCCCGGGTCATCGCCCAGGACGCCCCCCTGTCGGCGCGGATTCTGAAGGCGGCCAATTCCCCCCTCTATGCGCCGGCGTCGCCCGTCGGCAATATCAAACGGGCGATCATCCTCCTCGGCAACCGTCAGGTGCGTACCCTCTCCCTGGCCTTCTCCCTCGTCCCCCTGCAAAACGCCCGGCTCGATTTCACCCGCTTCTGGCAACACTCCCTGGCGACGGCCGTCGGCACCCGGCGACTGCTCAAGCTGATGAGTCCCCGCCAGGTGGAGGAAGGCTTTACCGCCGGGTTGCTCGCCGACATCGGCGCCATACTGCTCGCCGGCGCCCAAGCGGAACGTTATGCCGAGGTCCTGACGCGGCGTGAAGCGGCGGCGAGCCTCGACGAGGCCGAGCACGCGGTTTTTGGCTTCGATCACACCGCCCTGGGGTTGGCGGCGGCCCGGCGCTGGCGCTTTCCCGAAGGCCTGCTGGCGGTCATTGAACACCATCGGGACCCGCGCGGTTTTAATGGGTCGGGGGACCTCTCCCTGCTGGTCGGGGCCGTCCATCTTGCCGGTCTTGCTGCCGAATTCCTTCATGGCGATCATCCTGAGCACGGCAAGGGAGGATTCGAACGGGCGGCGGGGGACGTTCCGGCGCTGAAGGAGATCGCTTTCGATTCCTTTGTCCAGGAAGTTGATGAGGAAGCCCGGGAGATTTCGACCTGGATGGGAATTCACCAACCCCCGGAGCGTTCCATCGCCGAACTGCTGGAAGAGGCCAACAAAAAGTTGGTCGCCATCAGCAGCGAGTACGAAGAGGTGATCGAGTGGATTTACCGGACCCAGGTCGACCTGATCCGCCGACCGGAAAAGTGA
- a CDS encoding ferritin-like domain-containing protein, whose translation MNQSKPLREALRSALRAEKDAMDFYRAASERLTDPEAAALFAGLAREERQHAYSFYTLDRDEDLPPFEELLDASPDTSGSWWRALRKLEAENFTAEAALRLAIEEERRLEAELRAAAEEIGEPRARSIYLANANSTHCHCRGLEQLYAERYGA comes from the coding sequence ATGAACCAGTCGAAGCCGTTGCGGGAAGCGCTCCGGTCCGCGTTGCGGGCCGAGAAGGATGCCATGGATTTCTACCGGGCGGCATCGGAGCGGCTGACCGACCCCGAGGCCGCCGCCCTCTTCGCCGGTCTGGCCCGGGAAGAACGGCAGCACGCCTATTCCTTTTACACCCTCGATCGGGATGAGGATCTTCCTCCCTTCGAGGAACTGCTCGACGCCTCTCCCGATACTTCCGGTTCCTGGTGGCGGGCGCTGCGGAAACTTGAGGCGGAAAACTTCACGGCCGAAGCGGCCCTGCGCCTGGCGATCGAGGAAGAGCGTCGGCTGGAAGCGGAACTGCGGGCGGCGGCCGAAGAGATCGGCGAGCCCCGGGCCCGTTCCATCTACCTCGCCAACGCCAACTCGACCCATTGTCATTGCCGCGGTCTGGAGCAACTTTATGCCGAGCGCTACGGAGCCTGA